AGTCCTGATCGATGACTTCGGACGCGGCGGTACCTACCCGGCACGCCATCAGGGCCAGGCCCCGGATGTCGACAGCATGGTCTATGTCGAGGGTGGCGAATATGACCCGGGCGAGTTCGTCCAGGTGCGCGTCACCGGCCACAGCGACTACGACCTGAAGGCCCGGCCGGTCTCGATGGGCCTGCCGATCCTGCACTGACTCGGGCCCAATCCCATCGCAACGCAATCAGGATGTTGGGCGCAGCTCGGATTCCGCAAGAATCGACTCGGCCTGCCCCTTGCGATACTTCTTGAGCGCCTCGCTCAACTCCGGTCGCTTGTTGGCGAGGATCGACACGGCCAGAAGTGCCGCGTTAATAGCACCCGGCTTGCCGATGGCCAGCGTGCCCACGGGAATCCCCGCCGGCATCTGCACCATCGAAAGTAGCGAGTCCATCCCCTTGAGAGACGCCGACTCCATTGGCACGCCCAGCACAGGCAATGTTGACTTCGCCGCGATCACACCCGCCAGGTGCGCAGCCCCCCCCGCCGCCGCAATGAGAACTTCGATCCCGCGCGACTCAGCCTTCGCGGCGTAGTCCAGTGCCTCATCCGGCGTGCGATGTGCCGATAGAACGCGCGCCTCATGCGCCACCCCAAACTTCGCAAGCGTCGCGGCACAATGCTCCATGACCGGCCAGTCCGACTTGGAGCCCATGAGAATTCCGACGAGTGATGACATTGCAGGCATGCTCCTCTCAATGAGTGGTGATCATTCGGCCGGCATCATAACCGGTATCCATCGTGCAATTGAAGGCCGCGGGCGCCGAATCGTTATACTTTGATACGCTGCCACTTCCCGCTGCGAAACCGCCAGATGATGAGCAGGCACCTGACCGTCAGATCGGCGAACATGCCCAGCCACGCGCCCAGCAGCCCCCACTGCAGCACGAATCCGCCGAACAGCGCCCCGGGAATCCGCACCAACGCCATACCGAAGAAGGTAATCAGGATCGGCAGCCTCGTGTCTCCGGCCCCGCGCAGAGCGCCGACGTAGACGATGAGCGGTCCCAGAACGATTTGAAAAAAGGCAAGCGCCCTCAGCGCCGGTACGCCGCATCGCCACACATCTGGTTCGTTCGAGAGCAATCGATACATCGCCTCGGCGCCGAAATAGAGCAGCAGCGCCGAACCAACCATCACCATCATCGTCTGCCGAACCGCCTCATTCGCGCACAGGCGGGCCCGCTCGGGCTGATGGGCGCCCAGATTCTGTCCAACCAGGGTCGACGCGGCAAATGAAAACGCATTGGCCGGCAAATAGGATAGCGACTCGATTCGAATCCCCACGATATGCGCCGCATAAATGATCTCCGTCGGAAACTCGCTCGGCACCCGATTCACAATGGTCATGAAGATAAAGTGCCCCGAAAAACTCAGGAGCCCATCGAGCGATGCAGGCGCGCCGACCCGAAACATCCGCCAGATCATCTGGCGATCGGGCCCTAGTTGCCTCGCATTCAGATGCACCGCCAATCCGCGTCGCTGAAGCAGCACGACAAACCCGAGGGCCCCCAGCCACCGCGCGATCGCCGTGCCCCACGCAATGCCCGAGACGCCGAGGCCCGGAATGCCCGCAACTCCGAAGGTCAGCACCCAACTGAAGACCAGATTGATCACGTTGACCGCGCCCAGCACCTTCAGCGGTGTGCGCGTGTCGCCCGCTCCACGAAGACAGGCCGCCAGGGCAAAGGATATCGAGGCCCCGATGTAGCCGATGGAGTCGATCCGAAGATACTGCACGGCGATCGCCGCTGAATCGCCCCGCAGATTGAGCAGCCGCGCAAATCCAGGCGCGACAAGCCCGATGACGAGCATGCCGACGGCCCCGACCAGTAATGAAAGCGTAAATGCCTGCCCCGTCGCCTGAGCCGCTTCTTTATCATTTCGAGCGCCGATCGCGCGGGAAACGATCGCCGTCGCGCCGATGCTGACCATGGCGAACAGCATCGTCATGAGCCAACTGACGTAACTGGCGAATCCGACCGCCCCCGTCGCCGCCGACGAAATCCGACCCGCAAGAAACGTGTCATTCCACGCAATCGCCGCGTTAAGAACTTGTTCGCCAAGGATCGGCAATGACAACCAGAAGACGGCGGAGCGAATCGGCCCCTCCAGCAGCGGACCTGCCTTATCGGTGGCACGTCCAGCCGTCATCGGCTCTTCAGACACCACGCCCGGCGTCGACGCCTCCGGCTCGATCGTGATGGCGGAGAACTCGGGATGTTCCTCTGAGAGGTGGGGTGGAGTCACGATGGGAGATCGCAGTTCATTGCGGCAATCGATGGACGCTTCACTTCGCGCAATGGACGACGACGTCCGCACATCCGCCGGCGAGCGCAGAGGTTTATAGCTCGCCCGGCCTGACGATTCAATCAGGGTGTCAGATAGGCATCGACGAACGGCTGAATGTCATGTCCGTTGACCAGGCCGTCACAATTCAGATCGCTTCTCACGAGTTGTGCTTGCGACTGCGGCAGGCCGAGAAGCGCCGCGCTGAACGCCGCCACATCATCGAGGTCCTCGTCAAAATCCTGGTCGATATCGACGCCGATGTTACCGGGAACACTCGCAGCGTTCGCCGGATCGCTGCACGCCTCGACCTCGGTGCGATCGAAGAACCCGTCGAGATCGCGGTCGATCCCGATGCGCGTCTCTGATCCCTTCGTGACGACCGTATAGGTCAACTCGCTGCCGGGAGCCGCCGACGCCTGCAGAGCCGCGGCCGTGATCGTCACGCCGGTCAAATCAGACTGAAAGACGTTCGCCCCGTTGTACTTCCAGCCGCGCTGAACGCCGCCCGCAATGCCCTTGACGACAAGTCCCACCTTGTTCGTATTCGCCTGGGCGATCATGCTCGATATCAGCGCCAACTGACCCGGCTCGGGATTGTTCGCATCGCGCAGCGTGGTCTGCCAGCCGACGGCCGCGTGCGTGTCACCCCCCGCGACGCCCGGTGGTTCGAGCGCGGTGCGCGGCGGATAATCCGAGCCGCTAAAGGCGAGCATGAGAGCGACGAGATCCGCCGTCATCTGATCTGATGAGACGCTGAAGACTGGCTCGTTCAAAAAGCTCTCGATGGAATCAACGCTGCCGTCGTGCAGCACGCCAAATCCCGCGGTGTTGCGAAGCTGCGTAAACTGAAAGCCCACTTTTTCGTATTGATTGCGCAGTTGCGGCACCTTGATGCTGAGATTCGTCGACCCGTCGAGTGAAACGAGCCCGAGGTGCATCTCACCATTCGGGCCCTGCGGGATATTCTGAAACGAGACGCCCACCAGCGCAGTATTCGTACCCATGCCCGTCGGCAGCGTGTGACATGTCACGCAGTTGACGCCATCCAGATTGCCCGTTCGATAAGCAGTCAGCCCGTTGACAGCATTGCCGTTCGGTAGCGGCTGGCCGGCAGGCGCAAACCGCCCCGTCGTGAAGTGCCCGGGAAGCGGGAGGCTCGTCGGCAGCGAATTGTCGAAATTGCGATACGGGTTCGGCGGATAGCGCACCGTCGCGAGAAAATTCTCAAACTCCTGCATCTCCGTCTGAGCCAACGGAAAATCGGCTCCCTGCAATGAGGCGAACGCCATCGAAAACTCTTCCAGCCCGTCACGGTCGCCGCGCCAATGATGCGGCTCCTTGCCGATGATGTCCTGCAGCGACTGCGTCGTCATCGGCCCCTTCATCGGATGCCAATCCTGACAGCCGCCGTCGGGGCAATTCTGACAATCGCCGCTCGGACAATTGATTCCGGCGTACGCGTTGAAGTCCTTCATATCCCCGCTCGGGTCGCCCAGGTCCCAGGCCAGCCGGTCCATTCGGGCATCCACATGGCACGACGCGCAGGAGATGTGGCCCAGCCCGGAATTCGCATGCGTATCGTACAAGTGCTTGCGCCCAATCTTGATCGCAGGCGGCGTCGGATCGTGTAGCGGGACACGCGGCAACAGCTCCGCCTCCCCCGTCGTATCAATCGTCGTGACGCTCGCCGCAAACTTGTTCAAGACATAAAGCCGATTCCGCGCCTCATCGAGCACAACGCCCGTCGGCCCCTCGCCGACTTCAATCGTCGGCGCTATCCCCGCCCGCACGCCCGACGCGTTGACGACCACAACATTGTTCGAGCCCATGCCGGAGACATAGCCGCGCGTCCCCGCCGCGTTCCAAACGATCCCGCGCGGATCGCCCAGCGACTTGTCGCGCTCCGATTGATCGATCGAAACAAACGGTACGCTGGTCCCGTACGTCAGATGAGGATTCAAATCGGCAATCGCGCTCACACTCGGCCCCGCCGGCGACACACGGGCCATCTCCACCCGAAGAAACCTCCCCTCAACCACCGGCTCGAAGCGCACCTCGTTCGTCGCATCGGTGCCGACGACCGTGACCTCGCCACTTGCCGGGTTCACCGCCAGCGCCATGCAGATGTTCATGCAGCCGGTCGCGTAAGTGACCGCCAGCGTACCCACATCGATGATCGCCACGTCATGATCGTACAAATCCCAGCCGACAGGCCGTCCGGAAAGCGCCGCCTGCGGACCGCTCACCAGATTCGTCCAGTCGTGGGAATTGTCATCCATCCACTGACCGGAGCCGTTCTTGCGAACGATAAGCCCCACGGCCGGAGGCGCAGGATTCATCGGGTTCTGTAACGGTTTGAAATTCACACCGTCATTCGGCGGCGGATTGACACCGCCGTAGGGCCCAGCCGGATCGCTCACCACATTCGGCGGGGTGCCCGACGCCATCGTCAATCCGCCCCCGAGAATCGTCGAATGGTTCCCCGACTCAAACACGGCGACATAGACTTCGTTGCGTACAGCGCTGTACGCCATCGCCCGGGGGTCCTCACCAAGAATGGCAATGCGAACAGGTGCCGCCGCAAGATTCGCGACGTCAAACACCAGCACGCTATTCGCCTGCGAGCACGACACGAAAGCCCGTTGCGGCGCACCGCCGAACTCCACGTCCGCGGGCTCGTCGTCGGTCCGTAGCGTCCGCACCACGTTCATCGACACCAGGCTGACAATGCTGACGTCGTCTGAGATATGATTGACCACCC
This genomic stretch from Planctomycetia bacterium harbors:
- the purE gene encoding 5-(carboxyamino)imidazole ribonucleotide mutase — encoded protein: MSSLVGILMGSKSDWPVMEHCAATLAKFGVAHEARVLSAHRTPDEALDYAAKAESRGIEVLIAAAGGAAHLAGVIAAKSTLPVLGVPMESASLKGMDSLLSMVQMPAGIPVGTLAIGKPGAINAALLAVSILANKRPELSEALKKYRKGQAESILAESELRPTS
- a CDS encoding MATE family efflux transporter; the encoded protein is MTPPHLSEEHPEFSAITIEPEASTPGVVSEEPMTAGRATDKAGPLLEGPIRSAVFWLSLPILGEQVLNAAIAWNDTFLAGRISSAATGAVGFASYVSWLMTMLFAMVSIGATAIVSRAIGARNDKEAAQATGQAFTLSLLVGAVGMLVIGLVAPGFARLLNLRGDSAAIAVQYLRIDSIGYIGASISFALAACLRGAGDTRTPLKVLGAVNVINLVFSWVLTFGVAGIPGLGVSGIAWGTAIARWLGALGFVVLLQRRGLAVHLNARQLGPDRQMIWRMFRVGAPASLDGLLSFSGHFIFMTIVNRVPSEFPTEIIYAAHIVGIRIESLSYLPANAFSFAASTLVGQNLGAHQPERARLCANEAVRQTMMVMVGSALLLYFGAEAMYRLLSNEPDVWRCGVPALRALAFFQIVLGPLIVYVGALRGAGDTRLPILITFFGMALVRIPGALFGGFVLQWGLLGAWLGMFADLTVRCLLIIWRFRSGKWQRIKV